In Candidatus Binatia bacterium, one DNA window encodes the following:
- a CDS encoding flippase-like domain-containing protein — MDRTQWRTLVIGVLVAGLFLFLAFRNVPLADLAAAFGRFDARWLIPGFALSLLLMVFRAWRWQLELLPLTRIGLGLLWVVCSVAYMAINVLPVRLGEVVRPWLLSRRSRVSFSNVVGTLVVEKTMDSICIVFYILLGLLTATALPAWVRRGALFPAAAAFLLAATVVLVWWKGEPLVRRAIARFLPERFEQGLMRITRAIIDGMRVLPNPRLLAAVFSVSLALWCLPILSSYIMLIAFGFDVPFNAALIVFIFIGFGTALPNAPGMIGTYQYACILALELFGVDKADALAYGLVLNALQLLSIVAQGIVALPLAGVTVGDFSRARREAAAGERVAS; from the coding sequence ATGGACCGAACGCAGTGGCGCACGCTGGTTATCGGCGTGCTGGTGGCGGGGCTGTTCCTCTTTCTGGCCTTTCGTAATGTTCCGCTCGCCGATCTTGCGGCGGCCTTCGGGCGCTTCGACGCCAGGTGGTTGATTCCGGGATTCGCCCTCAGTCTGCTGCTGATGGTCTTCCGCGCCTGGCGATGGCAGCTCGAACTGCTGCCGCTGACCCGCATCGGGCTCGGACTCCTCTGGGTCGTGTGCAGCGTCGCCTATATGGCGATCAACGTGCTGCCGGTGCGACTCGGCGAGGTCGTCCGGCCCTGGTTGCTGTCGCGGCGGTCACGGGTGTCGTTCTCGAACGTAGTAGGCACCCTGGTCGTCGAGAAGACAATGGATTCGATATGTATCGTCTTTTACATCTTGCTCGGCTTGTTGACTGCGACCGCGCTGCCGGCGTGGGTGCGGCGGGGCGCGCTGTTTCCGGCCGCGGCGGCCTTCCTGCTGGCGGCGACGGTCGTGCTGGTGTGGTGGAAGGGAGAGCCGCTCGTGCGGCGCGCGATCGCACGGTTCTTGCCGGAGCGGTTCGAGCAAGGGCTCATGCGAATCACCCGAGCGATTATCGACGGCATGCGGGTGTTGCCGAACCCGCGGCTACTGGCGGCCGTTTTCTCGGTTTCCCTGGCTTTGTGGTGCCTGCCGATCCTGTCGAGCTACATCATGTTGATCGCCTTCGGCTTCGATGTGCCGTTCAATGCCGCGCTGATAGTCTTCATTTTCATTGGCTTCGGGACGGCATTGCCCAACGCGCCGGGAATGATCGGTACCTATCAATACGCCTGCATTCTCGCCCTGGAGTTGTTCGGCGTCGACAAGGCGGATGCACTGGCTTACGGCCTGGTGCTGAACGCCCTGCAGTTGCTGTCGATCGTCGCCCAGGGAATCGTCGCGCTGCCGCTTGCCGGTGTGACCGTCGGCGACTTCAGCCGCGCCCGCCGCGAAGCCGCGGCGGGCGAGAGGGTGGCCTCCTAA
- a CDS encoding PqiC family protein, with protein sequence MRYAMRHNPTFLALGLVIAGCSILAPVETHNRFFTLTAVQGTPMDSGGAPTARGPVVVYGLGPVTLPAYLDRNEIAIRISPTEVRYGETDLWAEQLPTNVAAVLQQDLANLLGTARVVLFPWPRDADVTYQVEIGFNHFDTDTSGQAQLLARWAIKDARQNRYVMLRETALTGAVSPNDTPAAVAVMSTLLGELSGEIATALRQLPPPIPTPATATRR encoded by the coding sequence GTGAGGTACGCTATGCGCCACAATCCGACGTTTCTCGCCTTGGGTCTGGTGATCGCCGGTTGTTCCATTCTGGCGCCGGTAGAGACCCACAACCGCTTCTTTACGCTGACGGCAGTGCAAGGCACCCCGATGGATTCCGGCGGCGCTCCGACCGCGCGCGGGCCCGTCGTCGTCTACGGTCTCGGTCCGGTCACCTTGCCGGCCTACCTCGATCGCAACGAGATCGCCATCCGCATCTCGCCGACCGAAGTCCGCTATGGCGAAACCGATCTCTGGGCGGAGCAGCTTCCCACCAACGTCGCCGCCGTGCTCCAACAAGACCTGGCCAACCTGCTCGGAACGGCCAGGGTCGTCCTCTTCCCCTGGCCGCGCGACGCTGACGTTACCTATCAGGTGGAAATCGGCTTCAATCACTTCGACACGGACACCTCCGGTCAGGCGCAACTGCTGGCGCGCTGGGCGATCAAGGACGCTCGCCAGAACCGCTACGTCATGCTCCGGGAGACCGCCCTTACGGGGGCCGTGTCCCCGAACGACACCCCGGCAGCCGTCGCGGTCATGAGTACGCTCCTCGGCGAGCTCAGCGGCGAAATCGCCACGGCGCTACGCCAGCTGCCGCCGCCGATCCCGACCCCGGCCACAGCGACGCGACGGTAA
- a CDS encoding VOC family protein, with protein MFTLDHVVIAVADLDTATAAYGALLGRAPSWHGRHPDLGTRNTLFRLDNAYLELLADAQPGTAGFVGQALSGRKERPLALALRTPDLDRAIANLRGKGLVVTDPMDGHGADDAGGRGRTWSSALVDRDTAGGLRLLIIRHTTTPETLPLAPDTSGNGTACERIDHVVLFTRDIESAERLWTEALGLHVAWRRDFPERGTRNVGLGLGDVVLELIMRTDGSGPRRPQQFWGIAYGVADCDGAAARARDGGVPVGDARPGLFPGTRVANVRWDRTPTLLLAKLPGGRERALNPGGAPEETPTRP; from the coding sequence ATGTTTACCCTCGATCATGTGGTCATCGCCGTTGCCGACCTGGACACCGCCACGGCCGCGTACGGTGCCCTGCTCGGCCGGGCGCCGTCGTGGCACGGCAGACATCCGGACCTCGGCACGCGCAACACGCTCTTTCGGCTGGACAACGCGTACCTGGAACTCCTGGCAGACGCACAACCCGGTACGGCCGGCTTTGTCGGTCAGGCTCTGTCCGGACGCAAGGAACGACCGCTCGCCCTGGCGTTGCGGACGCCCGATCTCGATAGAGCGATCGCGAACCTGCGCGGGAAAGGGCTCGTTGTTACCGACCCGATGGACGGACACGGAGCAGACGACGCCGGGGGCCGCGGGCGAACCTGGAGCAGTGCTCTCGTCGACCGCGACACGGCCGGCGGTCTGCGACTGCTGATCATTCGGCACACGACCACGCCGGAGACGTTGCCGCTCGCACCCGACACCAGCGGCAACGGAACCGCGTGCGAACGGATCGATCACGTCGTTCTTTTCACCCGGGACATCGAGAGCGCAGAGCGGCTGTGGACGGAGGCGCTCGGCCTCCACGTGGCGTGGCGCCGGGACTTTCCCGAGCGCGGCACGCGCAACGTGGGTCTCGGGCTCGGCGACGTCGTGCTCGAGCTCATCATGCGCACCGACGGCAGCGGCCCACGTCGCCCGCAGCAGTTTTGGGGAATCGCTTACGGTGTTGCCGACTGCGACGGTGCGGCGGCACGGGCCCGGGACGGGGGCGTACCGGTCGGCGATGCCCGCCCGGGCCTGTTTCCGGGCACGCGAGTCGCAAACGTGCGCTGGGACCGCACGCCAACCCTGCTGCTCGCCAAACTGCCGGGCGGTCGAGAGCGTGCCCTGAACCCCGGGGGTGCACCGGAGGAGACTCCGACCCGTCCCTAG
- the pgi gene encoding glucose-6-phosphate isomerase: protein MSPNAAPLRKRSAWAALEEHKRAMAGRHLRQLFADDPGRGERLTAESVGVFLDYSKNRISDETLGLLLQLADESGLRARIDAMFRGDKINITERRAVLHVALRAPLGTAIVVDGRNVVPDVHAVLEKMADFCNRVRSGAWKGHTGKRIRNIVNIGIGGSDLGPVMAYEALRHYSDRGLTCRFVSNVDGTDFAEATRDLDATETLFVVSSKTFTTLETMTNAHSARDWSLAGLGGDPKSVARHFVAVSTNGAKVAEFGIDTANMFEFWDWVGGRYSMDSAIGLSTMLAIGPEHFRAMLDGFHQMDEHFRSTPFDRNLPVLMGLLAVWYNDFFGAQTVAVLPYEQYLKRFPAYLQQLTMESNGKHVTLQGTEVDYDTGPIYWGEPGTNGQHSFYQLIHQGTRLIPADFIVFAQPLNPLGRHHDMLVANVFAQAEALAFGKTPAEVKAEGTPDWLVPHRVFAGNRPSNVIVMDRLTPAALGKLVALYEHSVFTQGVVWDIDSFDQWGVELGKVLAQRIIPELESQADPSLAHDSSTNGLIRRYRTLKKAAVSA, encoded by the coding sequence ATGAGTCCAAACGCAGCACCGTTGAGGAAGCGCTCGGCCTGGGCCGCGCTGGAAGAGCACAAGCGGGCCATGGCCGGTCGACACTTGCGCCAACTGTTCGCCGACGATCCCGGGCGTGGGGAGCGTCTCACCGCCGAGTCCGTCGGGGTCTTCCTCGACTACTCCAAGAACCGCATTTCCGACGAGACTCTCGGTTTACTCCTGCAACTGGCCGACGAGTCGGGCTTGCGCGCTCGAATCGATGCGATGTTCCGCGGCGACAAGATCAACATTACCGAGCGGCGCGCGGTCCTCCACGTGGCGCTGCGGGCGCCGCTGGGGACGGCGATCGTGGTCGACGGCAGGAACGTCGTGCCCGACGTCCATGCCGTGCTCGAAAAGATGGCGGACTTTTGCAACCGGGTGCGCAGCGGGGCTTGGAAAGGACATACCGGTAAACGCATCCGCAATATCGTCAACATCGGCATCGGCGGTTCCGATCTCGGCCCGGTGATGGCCTACGAGGCCCTGCGCCATTACAGCGACCGCGGCCTGACCTGCCGCTTCGTCTCCAATGTCGACGGTACCGACTTCGCCGAGGCCACCCGCGATCTCGACGCAACCGAGACGCTCTTCGTCGTGTCGTCGAAAACCTTCACGACCCTCGAAACCATGACCAACGCTCACAGCGCTCGCGATTGGTCACTCGCCGGTCTGGGCGGCGACCCGAAGTCCGTTGCCAGGCATTTCGTCGCCGTTTCGACCAACGGCGCAAAGGTCGCCGAGTTCGGCATCGACACCGCCAACATGTTCGAGTTCTGGGACTGGGTCGGCGGGCGTTACTCGATGGATTCCGCCATCGGCCTGTCGACCATGCTCGCCATCGGTCCCGAACACTTCCGGGCCATGCTCGATGGCTTCCACCAGATGGACGAGCACTTCCGCTCGACCCCGTTCGACCGCAACCTGCCGGTGCTCATGGGCCTCCTGGCGGTTTGGTACAACGACTTCTTCGGTGCGCAGACCGTTGCCGTGCTGCCCTACGAGCAGTACCTCAAGCGCTTCCCTGCCTATCTCCAGCAACTCACGATGGAGAGCAACGGCAAGCACGTTACACTGCAAGGGACGGAGGTCGACTACGACACCGGACCCATATACTGGGGCGAGCCGGGCACCAACGGCCAGCACTCCTTCTACCAGCTCATTCATCAGGGCACGCGCCTGATTCCCGCCGACTTCATCGTCTTTGCGCAGCCGCTGAACCCGCTTGGCCGGCATCATGACATGCTGGTGGCAAACGTCTTCGCTCAGGCCGAAGCCCTGGCGTTCGGGAAGACCCCCGCAGAGGTGAAGGCCGAGGGCACGCCGGACTGGCTGGTACCCCACCGCGTGTTCGCCGGTAACCGGCCGTCCAACGTGATCGTGATGGACCGACTGACTCCCGCCGCGCTCGGGAAACTCGTGGCGCTCTACGAGCACAGCGTGTTTACGCAGGGAGTCGTCTGGGACATCGATTCGTTCGATCAGTGGGGGGTCGAGCTGGGCAAAGTCCTCGCCCAGCGCATCATCCCCGAGCTGGAGAGCCAGGCGGACCCGTCGCTTGCGCATGACAGCTCGACCAATGGACTCATCCGCCGCTACCGGACACTGAAGAAGGCTGCGGTCTCGGCGTAA
- the tkt gene encoding transketolase — MTNEELDLLSINTIRTLSMDAVQQARSGHPGTPMALAPLVYTIWNRVLRFDPQNPIWPNRDRFVLSNGHASMLLWSVLYLAGVQAVNADYETVGKPSVTLDDIRRFRQLDSKAPGHPEYHWVSGVETTTGPLGQGIATSVGMAIAQKWLAARYNQPGFEIFDYCIYAVCGDGCLMEGVGAEAASLAGHLCLDNLCWVYDNNHITIEGRTSITFTEDVAARFLGYGWNVLRVGDANDVDRIQHALEVFRQTRGRPTIVVLDSHIGYGAPHKQDTSAAHGEPLGDDEVRLTKRGYGWPEDAKFMVPDGVQGHFRAGIGARGAELRSAWTALFGAYRTRFPELATEIEQMQRRDLPAGWDRNLPVFPADPKGMAGRDASGKVLNVLAQNVPWLLGGSADLGPSNKTLLTFSGAGDFQPDSRGGRNLHFGIREHAMAAIVNGLSLSKLRAFGATFFIFSDYARPAIRLSALMELPAIFVFTHDAMGDGEDGPTHQPVEQLLSLRAIPGLTTLRPGDANEVVEAYRYVMQLRHQPAVLALSRQPLPTLDRTKYAPASGVARGAYVLADAAGGSPEVIVVATGSELSLAVEAHEQLVAEGVRSRVVSMPSWEIFDHQPQAYRDEVLPPAVKARVAVEQGSTLGWERYVGESGAVIGMNTFGASAPLKELQRKFGFEPGNVVAAARAQIARRR, encoded by the coding sequence ATGACGAACGAAGAACTCGATCTACTGTCGATCAACACGATCCGCACACTGTCGATGGACGCGGTGCAACAGGCCAGATCCGGACATCCGGGTACACCGATGGCGCTTGCGCCGCTCGTGTACACGATTTGGAACCGGGTCCTGCGCTTCGATCCGCAGAACCCGATCTGGCCCAATCGCGACCGCTTCGTTCTGTCGAACGGCCACGCCTCGATGCTGCTGTGGTCCGTCCTCTATCTCGCCGGGGTGCAGGCGGTTAACGCGGATTACGAGACCGTGGGCAAACCTTCGGTAACGCTGGACGATATTCGGCGGTTCCGTCAGCTCGACAGCAAGGCGCCCGGGCATCCCGAGTACCATTGGGTCTCCGGCGTAGAGACCACGACCGGCCCGCTTGGACAGGGTATCGCCACCAGCGTCGGCATGGCGATAGCCCAGAAGTGGTTGGCCGCGCGCTACAACCAGCCCGGCTTCGAGATTTTCGACTACTGCATTTACGCCGTGTGCGGCGACGGCTGCCTGATGGAGGGCGTTGGCGCCGAGGCGGCCTCGTTGGCGGGGCATCTCTGCCTCGACAATCTCTGCTGGGTCTACGACAACAACCACATCACCATCGAAGGGCGCACCAGCATCACGTTTACCGAAGACGTGGCCGCGCGTTTCCTCGGGTATGGGTGGAACGTTCTGCGCGTCGGCGATGCCAACGACGTCGACCGCATCCAGCACGCGCTGGAGGTCTTCAGACAGACGCGCGGGCGGCCGACCATCGTCGTTCTCGACAGCCACATCGGCTACGGCGCACCGCACAAGCAGGACACTTCAGCCGCGCACGGCGAGCCGCTAGGCGACGACGAGGTCCGGCTTACCAAGCGCGGTTATGGCTGGCCCGAGGACGCAAAGTTCATGGTGCCCGACGGTGTGCAGGGGCACTTCCGGGCCGGGATCGGTGCGCGCGGTGCCGAACTGCGTTCGGCATGGACAGCGTTGTTCGGGGCATACCGGACCCGGTTTCCCGAGCTGGCGACCGAAATCGAACAGATGCAGCGCCGCGATCTGCCCGCGGGGTGGGATCGCAACTTGCCGGTGTTTCCCGCCGATCCGAAGGGAATGGCCGGACGGGATGCCTCGGGGAAGGTGCTCAACGTTCTGGCTCAGAACGTCCCGTGGCTGCTCGGCGGATCGGCGGACCTCGGACCGTCGAATAAGACGTTGCTGACTTTCTCGGGCGCGGGCGATTTCCAGCCCGATAGCCGCGGTGGCCGGAATCTGCACTTCGGCATCCGCGAGCACGCGATGGCGGCGATCGTAAACGGCCTGTCGTTGTCCAAGCTGCGGGCCTTCGGGGCGACGTTCTTTATCTTCAGCGATTACGCGCGTCCGGCGATTCGGCTCTCGGCACTCATGGAGTTGCCGGCGATCTTCGTCTTTACGCACGACGCCATGGGCGACGGCGAAGACGGGCCGACGCACCAGCCGGTGGAGCAACTGCTGTCGTTGCGGGCGATTCCGGGTTTGACGACGCTGCGGCCGGGCGACGCGAACGAGGTCGTCGAGGCGTACCGTTACGTCATGCAGTTGCGGCACCAACCCGCCGTGCTGGCGCTGTCGCGGCAGCCGTTGCCGACGCTGGACCGGACGAAGTACGCACCGGCGTCGGGCGTGGCGCGGGGTGCGTACGTGCTGGCGGACGCCGCGGGTGGCAGTCCGGAAGTTATCGTCGTTGCTACCGGCAGCGAACTCAGCCTCGCGGTCGAGGCGCACGAGCAACTCGTTGCGGAGGGGGTGCGGTCGCGGGTCGTGTCGATGCCGTCCTGGGAAATCTTCGATCACCAACCGCAGGCGTACCGCGACGAGGTGCTGCCACCGGCGGTCAAGGCCCGCGTCGCGGTGGAGCAGGGGTCGACACTCGGATGGGAGCGCTACGTCGGCGAATCCGGTGCCGTCATCGGCATGAACACCTTCGGCGCCTCGGCGCCATTAAAGGAGTTGCAGCGCAAGTTCGGCTTCGAGCCGGGGAACGTCGTGGCAGCCGCGAGGGCGCAGATCGCCCGCCGGCGGTAA
- a CDS encoding plasma-membrane proton-efflux P-type ATPase, which translates to MAANTAEAGLADAASVGGEELEKIPVEEVLSRLAVQPDRGLGGAEAERRLARYGPNAIVEKERSLVARILGYFTGPIAFMIEAAAVVSALIGHWDDFAIIVALLLFNAGLELWQDRKASNALAALKKGLAPEATALRDGAWRVVPAATLVPGDIVKIRLGVIVPADLRMVRGEYAAIDQAALTGESLPVSKKPGDEAYSGSVVKQGEMEGVVIGTGANTFFGRTATLVAGAGAVSHAQKAMFQIGNFLIVVALVLAIVLVGTRVYHDIVIADDWSVADALRILQFVLVLLVASIPVAMPAVFSITMALGALELSKQKAIVSKLSAIEEMAGVDILCSDKTGTLTKNQLSVAEPILFGTADPQECVLAAALASKIEDRDAIDTAVIGALRDQSVLAGWKQTGFVPFDPVTKRTAATVTDHVGATFMVTKGAPQVIVELARPAADVAQKAKDAVDALAAKGSRALGVARSADGGATWSLLGILPMFDPPRDDSRATIEMAKGKGVRIKMITGDDTAIAIETARQLGMGTRIVAAADAFPKDLDPNNVPPAVVDAIEKADGFARVFPEHKYAIVKALQARGHIVAMTGDGVNDAPALKQADCGTAVAGATDAARGAAALILTAPGLSVINSAIDEARRIFGRITSYTLYRVALTTDIMFLVVLATVLLQFTPLTAIMIVIMSLLDDLPIMTIAYDNTPVSPTPIRWQMPRILGVSAILGLFSVAESFGLLLMGIRTLAYPHLQEYFGLATQAQLQTVMFLQLVAGGHLLLFVTRTERWFFLPPYPAAPLFLAILLTQTVAVAMCALGWLVEPIPWRLVGWVWVYNIVWMFVLGAVRIVTERFAVYRTVRHVKSTALVNRSLQAHPA; encoded by the coding sequence ATGGCGGCGAATACTGCGGAGGCGGGACTCGCAGATGCGGCATCGGTAGGCGGCGAGGAGCTCGAGAAGATCCCGGTCGAAGAGGTCCTGTCCCGTCTGGCGGTGCAACCCGACCGCGGCCTCGGCGGTGCGGAAGCCGAGCGGCGTCTGGCGCGTTACGGTCCCAACGCGATCGTCGAGAAGGAGCGGAGTCTCGTCGCCCGGATCCTCGGTTACTTCACCGGTCCGATCGCCTTCATGATCGAAGCTGCGGCCGTGGTCTCGGCGCTGATCGGGCACTGGGACGACTTTGCGATCATCGTCGCCTTACTCCTGTTCAATGCCGGGCTCGAGCTCTGGCAGGATCGCAAGGCGTCGAACGCCCTGGCTGCCCTCAAGAAGGGTCTGGCGCCGGAGGCTACCGCGTTGCGCGACGGTGCGTGGCGAGTCGTGCCGGCGGCGACACTGGTTCCCGGCGACATCGTTAAGATCCGTCTCGGCGTCATTGTGCCAGCAGACCTGCGCATGGTGCGGGGCGAGTACGCCGCTATCGATCAGGCGGCACTGACGGGCGAATCGTTGCCGGTGTCGAAAAAGCCCGGCGACGAGGCCTACTCGGGTAGCGTCGTGAAGCAGGGCGAAATGGAGGGCGTGGTCATCGGCACCGGCGCCAACACGTTCTTCGGCAGAACGGCGACGCTGGTGGCGGGCGCCGGTGCGGTGAGCCACGCGCAGAAGGCGATGTTTCAGATCGGCAACTTCCTCATCGTGGTCGCCCTCGTCCTCGCCATCGTTCTGGTGGGAACCAGGGTTTACCACGACATCGTAATCGCCGACGACTGGAGCGTTGCCGACGCGCTCCGCATTCTGCAATTTGTCCTCGTGCTGCTCGTCGCCTCGATCCCGGTGGCGATGCCGGCGGTCTTTTCGATCACCATGGCGCTCGGCGCGCTCGAGCTGTCGAAGCAAAAAGCTATCGTCTCGAAATTGTCGGCGATCGAGGAGATGGCGGGGGTCGACATTCTGTGTTCGGACAAGACCGGGACGCTCACCAAGAATCAGCTCTCGGTTGCCGAGCCGATCTTGTTCGGCACGGCTGATCCGCAGGAATGCGTTCTGGCCGCTGCGCTGGCGTCGAAAATCGAGGATCGCGATGCCATCGACACGGCGGTCATCGGCGCGTTGCGCGACCAGAGCGTCCTGGCCGGATGGAAGCAGACCGGGTTCGTGCCTTTCGATCCGGTGACCAAGCGCACCGCAGCGACCGTAACCGACCATGTCGGCGCGACCTTCATGGTGACCAAAGGAGCGCCACAGGTGATCGTCGAACTCGCCAGGCCGGCGGCCGACGTCGCGCAGAAGGCCAAAGATGCCGTCGACGCACTGGCGGCCAAGGGCTCGCGGGCGCTCGGCGTTGCCCGCTCGGCTGACGGCGGCGCCACGTGGTCGCTGCTGGGTATCCTGCCGATGTTCGATCCGCCGCGGGACGACTCCAGGGCGACGATCGAGATGGCGAAAGGGAAGGGCGTCCGTATCAAGATGATCACCGGCGACGATACGGCCATCGCGATCGAGACGGCCCGGCAACTGGGTATGGGAACGCGGATCGTGGCGGCTGCGGATGCCTTCCCGAAGGACCTCGACCCGAACAACGTGCCGCCGGCGGTGGTCGACGCGATCGAGAAGGCGGACGGGTTCGCCCGGGTGTTCCCGGAACACAAGTACGCCATCGTCAAGGCGCTGCAGGCGCGCGGTCATATCGTGGCGATGACGGGTGACGGCGTTAACGACGCGCCGGCGCTCAAGCAGGCCGACTGCGGCACCGCGGTGGCCGGCGCGACCGACGCCGCGCGCGGCGCCGCCGCATTGATACTCACCGCGCCCGGTCTCTCGGTGATCAACAGCGCCATCGACGAAGCGCGACGCATATTCGGCAGGATCACGAGCTACACGCTCTATCGCGTTGCCCTGACCACGGACATCATGTTCCTGGTCGTTCTCGCGACCGTGCTGCTCCAGTTCACGCCGCTCACGGCCATCATGATCGTTATCATGTCGCTGCTCGACGACTTGCCGATCATGACCATCGCCTACGACAACACTCCGGTGAGCCCGACGCCGATTCGCTGGCAGATGCCGCGAATTCTTGGCGTGTCGGCGATCCTCGGTCTGTTCTCGGTTGCCGAGTCGTTTGGCTTGCTGCTCATGGGCATCCGGACCCTGGCGTACCCTCACCTACAGGAATACTTCGGTCTGGCGACGCAAGCCCAGCTTCAGACGGTGATGTTCCTCCAACTCGTGGCGGGTGGTCATCTGTTGCTCTTCGTTACGCGAACGGAGCGCTGGTTCTTCCTGCCGCCGTATCCGGCGGCGCCGCTGTTTCTCGCGATCTTGCTGACTCAGACCGTGGCGGTCGCGATGTGCGCCCTTGGGTGGCTGGTGGAGCCGATTCCGTGGCGTCTCGTCGGCTGGGTGTGGGTGTACAACATCGTCTGGATGTTCGTGCTGGGCGCGGTGCGGATCGTTACCGAGCGCTTCGCCGTCTATCGCACGGTGCGCCACGTCAAGAGCACGGCGCTGGTGAACCGGTCGTTGCAGGCGCATCCGGCGTGA
- a CDS encoding sulfatase, whose translation MKKWIVVVVIVLVTAVFLWTRSGPRVREGAAVLDTSVYKDPAKDAQPVSDVVKPTGTAPSRLPNVVVIMADDLGYGDLGAYGNTVLRTPNIDRLAQGGMRFTDFYASHSNCSPSRAGMLTGRYPLRSGINFPIQPGDDSLIKRANRLVGEWAADLGTSDMVQTAESATPGLPLSEITIAEALRLAGYATALVGKWHLGDFRVFPEYHPSKHGFDFYAGVPYSNDNFPYQYWKNYSVVEEDLGLRQGGVTAALTRDAIEFIETNKTRPFFLYLAHKNVHTPLVPAVEFEGKSAAGPYGDSVEELDASVGEVMRALASRGLLEETFVFFTSDNGPWHLGNPGMLRGRKGQPMEGGQRVPAIAHWPGQIPTGAVTGAPAMNIDLFPTILRLAGLDLPRDRIIDGRDIWGLLSGRETASPHEALFFFNANVIDGARSGPWKYYRWVNLYTWPVPLDKVNTVAGRSAHRYTYTDPQTGQTAHLITHDPLLFDVRADSNESYNVIARHPENASRIRATIEHWERDFFANPRGWKQ comes from the coding sequence ATGAAGAAGTGGATCGTGGTGGTCGTCATCGTCCTGGTTACCGCGGTCTTCCTCTGGACCCGAAGCGGCCCGCGGGTGCGCGAAGGCGCCGCGGTGCTCGACACGTCTGTCTACAAGGATCCGGCCAAGGACGCCCAACCCGTGAGCGATGTCGTCAAGCCGACGGGAACGGCGCCGTCGCGCCTGCCCAATGTCGTTGTGATCATGGCCGACGATCTCGGCTACGGAGATCTAGGTGCGTACGGGAACACGGTCCTGCGAACACCCAACATCGATCGACTGGCGCAGGGCGGGATGCGCTTTACCGACTTCTACGCCAGTCATTCGAACTGCTCGCCGTCGCGCGCGGGGATGTTGACCGGCCGCTACCCGCTGCGCAGCGGCATCAATTTCCCGATCCAGCCCGGCGACGACTCTTTGATAAAGAGGGCAAACCGCCTGGTGGGAGAGTGGGCGGCCGATCTCGGCACATCGGACATGGTACAGACCGCCGAATCGGCAACACCCGGCCTACCACTGTCGGAGATAACCATCGCCGAAGCGTTACGGCTCGCCGGTTACGCGACGGCGCTTGTCGGCAAATGGCACCTCGGCGACTTTCGCGTCTTTCCCGAATACCACCCTTCGAAGCACGGCTTCGACTTCTACGCGGGAGTGCCGTACTCGAACGACAATTTCCCGTACCAGTACTGGAAGAACTACAGCGTGGTCGAGGAAGACCTCGGACTGCGCCAGGGGGGTGTGACGGCGGCGCTGACGCGCGACGCAATCGAGTTCATCGAGACCAACAAGACCCGGCCGTTCTTCCTCTACCTGGCGCACAAGAACGTCCACACGCCGCTGGTGCCCGCGGTGGAGTTCGAGGGCAAGTCGGCTGCCGGCCCGTATGGCGACTCGGTCGAAGAACTCGACGCGAGCGTCGGCGAGGTCATGCGCGCGCTCGCCAGTCGCGGTCTGTTGGAGGAAACGTTCGTCTTCTTCACGAGCGACAACGGCCCATGGCACCTGGGTAACCCCGGCATGCTGCGCGGCCGCAAGGGGCAGCCGATGGAAGGCGGACAGCGTGTCCCGGCGATTGCCCACTGGCCGGGGCAGATACCCACCGGTGCGGTGACCGGCGCTCCGGCGATGAACATCGATCTCTTCCCGACCATTCTCCGACTTGCCGGCCTGGACTTGCCGCGGGACCGGATCATCGATGGCCGGGACATCTGGGGCCTGCTCAGCGGGCGCGAAACCGCAAGCCCACACGAGGCGTTATTCTTCTTCAACGCGAACGTCATCGACGGAGCCCGCAGCGGCCCATGGAAGTACTACCGGTGGGTAAACCTGTATACGTGGCCGGTGCCGCTCGACAAGGTCAATACCGTCGCGGGGAGATCGGCGCACCGCTACACGTACACCGACCCCCAGACCGGCCAGACTGCGCATTTGATTACGCACGACCCGCTCTTGTTCGACGTCCGCGCCGACAGCAACGAGTCCTACAACGTTATCGCTCGCCACCCGGAGAACGCGTCGCGCATCCGTGCGACGATCGAGCACTGGGAGCGCGACTTCTTCGCGAATCCCCGCGGATGGAAGCAGTAA